The Pseudocalidococcus azoricus BACA0444 genome segment CATAGTGATCAACCCGGCGCAGATCCCAGTTCACCCCGGAACCGCGCAACATTGGCCCCGAGAGTCCCCAGTTAATCGCTTCCTCACGGGTAATTGTCCCCATGCCTTGGAGGCGGCGGATAAAGATCGGGTTGTTGGTAATCAGACGCTCGTATTCATCAACTTTGGGGAGGAAATAGTCACAGAAGTCTTGGCATTTGGTTACCCAACCATAGGTGAGGTCGGCCGCCACCCCCCCCATGCGGAAATAGTTGTTATTGATAAATCGCATCCCAGTGGCTGCTTCAAACAGGTCGTAAATGAGTTCCCGTTCCCGGAAAATATAGAAGAAAGGAGTTTGCGCGCCCACATCCGCTAAGAATGGCCCCAGCCAGAGGAGGTGATTGGCAATCCGGTTTAGTTCCAGCATGATCACCCGGATATAGCTGGCCCGCTTGGGGACGGCAATATTAGCCAATTTTTCTGGGGCATTAACGGTAATGGCTTCGTTGAACATCCCGGCCGCATAATCCCAGCGACTGACGTAGGGGATAAACATGATATTGGTGCGGTTTTCGGCAATTTTTTCCATGCCCCGATGGAGATAGCCAATCACCGGCTCGCAGTCCACCACATTTTCCCCATCCAAAGTCACCATTAGCCGCAACACCCCGTGCATGGACGGGTGATGGGGGCCCATATTAATGAGCATTGGTTCTGTGCGAGTCTCAAGGGTAGGCATAGGAACGCGCGACCAAGAAAGTTAATTTACACCTCTACATAGTACAGCCAGGCCTGGAGATTGGGCCTTTTCAGAGCATTGTGAACCTTTCAAAAATTTGATTTGAATGATTGGTTAACCCTATGGAAAGAAGACTACTAGCCAAGGGAGTCATCCACAGCCTCTGTTTGGCTCAGCCGATTCCGGGCCGTTTCCTTAAATCCCGTTACAGGACGATGGGCGGTTGCCTTGGCCAGGCCAAAAATCGGCATATTCACATAGATTGCTTCGGCTTGCTCCGGTTGGATGCAATAGGTTTCATGCCAAATGCCCACACTGCCATCACGACCAATATTGCGATTAAAATTCTGCCAGGCCTGGAGGTGCGGATCATCCCTATTGCGGGCAAACTGCTCCAGATGCTCAAAGGAACGCCAATAGGAAACTAAAACAATTTCTAGGGGAAACAGCCGAAAAAAAGAC includes the following:
- a CDS encoding NAD(P)H-quinone oxidoreductase subunit H, which produces MPTLETRTEPMLINMGPHHPSMHGVLRLMVTLDGENVVDCEPVIGYLHRGMEKIAENRTNIMFIPYVSRWDYAAGMFNEAITVNAPEKLANIAVPKRASYIRVIMLELNRIANHLLWLGPFLADVGAQTPFFYIFRERELIYDLFEAATGMRFINNNYFRMGGVAADLTYGWVTKCQDFCDYFLPKVDEYERLITNNPIFIRRLQGMGTITREEAINWGLSGPMLRGSGVNWDLRRVDHYECYDDFDWEVVTEPDGDCIARYLVRIREMRESTKIILQALKGLPGGPYENLEAKRMVEGAKSEWNGFDYQYMGKKLAPTFKIPKGEHYVRVESGKGELGIYLIGDDNVFPWRWKIRPPDFNNLQVLPQLVKGTKVADIVAILGSIDVIMGSVDR
- a CDS encoding DUF4188 domain-containing protein gives rise to the protein MSAVIPGRFTADTQQGVVVFLIGMRVNRFWAFSKWIPTARAMGPMLKVLDQFPEKGFLGQESFFRLFPLEIVLVSYWRSFEHLEQFARNRDDPHLQAWQNFNRNIGRDGSVGIWHETYCIQPEQAEAIYVNMPIFGLAKATAHRPVTGFKETARNRLSQTEAVDDSLG